In Candidatus Eisenbacteria bacterium, a single genomic region encodes these proteins:
- a CDS encoding efflux RND transporter periplasmic adaptor subunit, translating into MRWRITIRAGRWASRAVALVLGLLLLGGALYVQHRRHGWPFSLHHDSATPRAGERHPAQPRRDSVAAVASRVTVEMDPERLGEFGIRVEAVRVETITRPVRVVANVLPDETRIAHVHARVSGWIERLYVNVTGQQVRRGQPLASVFSQELLSSQGEYLSALRANDEGPRSVVAEGARSRLKVLGMTDSEIETIERSGEPHRVVTLTAPRGGVVLHRGVSAGTAVDPSTEIVTIADLSHVWVIAEVPEAEIPEVRPGLPATLEFPASGRDPLPSRVEWVAPTISERTRTLRVRFGVDNRSGSLRPGLYGTAEFSTEPRQALVIPRDALVDTGREQFVFVQAGEGRFVPRRVQVGTRLADRIEVRTGLAVGDEVVSAGVFLIDSESRLRASGGAGTAHGEHGSRSETKSSDQREGYQRRNDP; encoded by the coding sequence ATGAGATGGCGCATCACGATTCGGGCCGGGCGCTGGGCGTCACGCGCAGTGGCTTTGGTGCTGGGGCTCCTGCTGCTCGGAGGGGCGCTCTATGTCCAGCACCGCCGTCACGGCTGGCCCTTCTCGCTCCATCACGACTCGGCGACCCCGAGGGCCGGCGAGCGACATCCGGCTCAGCCGCGGCGGGATTCGGTCGCCGCGGTCGCCTCTCGAGTGACGGTCGAGATGGACCCGGAGCGCCTCGGCGAATTCGGCATCCGCGTGGAGGCCGTGCGGGTCGAGACGATCACACGGCCGGTGCGCGTCGTTGCCAATGTGCTACCGGACGAGACGCGCATCGCGCACGTGCACGCACGCGTCTCTGGGTGGATCGAACGACTCTACGTGAACGTGACCGGGCAACAGGTGCGGCGTGGGCAGCCGCTGGCATCGGTCTTCTCGCAGGAGCTGCTGTCCTCGCAAGGCGAGTACCTCTCGGCCCTGCGGGCCAACGACGAGGGCCCCCGGAGCGTGGTCGCCGAAGGAGCGCGTTCGCGCCTCAAGGTGCTCGGCATGACGGACTCCGAGATCGAAACGATCGAGCGGAGCGGTGAGCCGCACCGTGTTGTCACCCTCACCGCACCCCGTGGGGGTGTCGTGCTCCATCGCGGGGTGTCGGCCGGGACCGCGGTGGACCCATCGACCGAGATCGTCACGATCGCGGACCTGTCCCACGTATGGGTCATCGCCGAAGTCCCCGAGGCCGAGATTCCCGAGGTCCGTCCGGGGCTACCCGCAACGCTCGAGTTCCCCGCCTCAGGCCGTGATCCGCTTCCGTCGCGCGTCGAATGGGTGGCCCCGACGATCTCCGAGCGGACTCGGACGCTGCGAGTTCGTTTCGGAGTCGACAACCGGAGCGGGAGCCTGCGTCCCGGCTTGTACGGCACCGCCGAGTTCAGCACCGAGCCGCGGCAGGCGTTGGTCATCCCGCGCGATGCTCTGGTGGACACCGGTCGCGAGCAGTTCGTCTTCGTGCAGGCGGGAGAAGGACGGTTCGTGCCCCGACGCGTTCAGGTGGGCACGCGGCTGGCGGATCGGATCGAGGTCCGCACCGGCCTCGCCGTCGGCGATGAAGTCGTCTCCGCAGGCGTCTTTCTGATCGACTCCGAAAGCCGGCTCCGCGCGTCCGGAGGGGCAGGCACGGCACACGGAGAGCACGGGAGCCGCTCCGAAACGAAGTCCTCCGATCAGAGGGAGGGCTACCAGCGGAGGAACGACCCATGA